A genome region from Thermodesulfobacteriota bacterium includes the following:
- a CDS encoding FtsX-like permease family protein has protein sequence DRFGANILVSPRTEQLSIGFGDISLGGTEVARSSLTLKDGERIASIPHKDRIRLVVPFLLTAADASGKNLVWMGLPRGEIMEEARPWWKVAGSRIGKRGEVMLGAEAARALDKGPGGTVTAGKRSFRIAGVLHPTGEKEDGMIIADLADVQEMAGKPGAVTYFEVAALCKDCPVEDIVAQIGQALPGARVSAIRQVVESRKAAVDQLRRMGYGVSAIVLLIGGLMVFVTVMGGVQERTAEIGVLRAVGFRGRAIHSLLFWETGWVSLLASLLGAGAGVAAAFLASPAFGIENPGIAFAPAFLGVAAGLLLGLLGAVPPARRAAALSPTEAIRTL, from the coding sequence GACCGGTTCGGGGCGAACATCCTCGTGTCTCCCCGGACCGAGCAGCTCTCCATCGGCTTCGGAGACATCTCCCTCGGCGGGACCGAGGTGGCCCGTTCCAGTCTCACGCTGAAGGACGGGGAGCGGATCGCATCGATCCCGCACAAGGACCGGATCCGGCTGGTCGTGCCGTTCCTTTTGACCGCGGCGGACGCCTCGGGGAAGAACCTCGTCTGGATGGGGCTCCCCCGCGGCGAAATCATGGAGGAAGCGCGTCCCTGGTGGAAGGTCGCGGGCTCCCGCATCGGGAAGCGCGGCGAAGTCATGCTCGGCGCCGAGGCGGCGAGGGCGCTCGACAAGGGGCCGGGCGGGACCGTCACGGCAGGGAAGCGGTCGTTCCGGATCGCGGGAGTCCTGCACCCGACGGGCGAGAAGGAGGACGGCATGATCATCGCCGACCTCGCCGACGTGCAGGAGATGGCGGGAAAGCCCGGCGCCGTGACCTATTTCGAGGTGGCGGCGCTGTGCAAGGATTGCCCGGTCGAGGACATCGTCGCGCAGATCGGGCAGGCGCTGCCCGGCGCGCGCGTTTCGGCGATCCGCCAGGTCGTCGAGAGCCGGAAGGCCGCGGTGGACCAGCTCCGGCGGATGGGATACGGCGTCTCGGCGATCGTGCTGCTGATCGGCGGGCTGATGGTCTTCGTCACCGTGATGGGCGGGGTGCAGGAGCGGACCGCCGAGATCGGCGTCCTTCGCGCGGTCGGGTTCCGCGGGAGGGCGATCCATTCGCTCCTGTTCTGGGAGACGGGGTGGGTTTCGCTGCTGGCCTCCCTCCTCGGCGCGGGGGCCGGCGTCGCGGCCGCCTTCCTCGCATCGCCGGCGTTCGGCATCGAGAACCCGGGCATCGCGTTCGCGCCCGCATTCCTGGGTGTGGCGGCGGGGCTGCTCCTGGGGCTGCTCGGCGCCGTCCCGCCGGCGCGCCGCGCGGCGGCGCTGTCGCCCACTGAGGCGATCCGGACACTGTGA